In one Brassica oleracea var. oleracea cultivar TO1000 chromosome C9, BOL, whole genome shotgun sequence genomic region, the following are encoded:
- the LOC106319371 gene encoding uncharacterized protein LOC106319371 isoform X1: MGAHIIWRLKKVLKYLCFCSNSALILWKTVSCAALPTSKRGMAVATHAELLAAENELLAAENELLAGEGTSVMKENVTHETSQSDQNSKSIILRNPGVIIKTIVLLFGVYRNRCHIQQMPIS; this comes from the exons ATGGGAGCACATATTATATGGAGATTGAAGAAGGTGCTAAAGTACCTTTGTTTCTG CTCCAACTCTGCTTTGATTCTATGGAAAACCGTTTCATGTGCAGCTCTTCCCACCAGCAAGAGAGGAATGGCTGTGGCTACACATG CCGAGCTACTTGCTGCGGAGAACGAGCTACTTGCTGCGGAGAACGAGCTACTTGCTGGGGAAGGCACCTCAGTCATGAAAG AAAACGTCACACATGAAACAAGCCAGAGTGATCAAAATTCCAAAAGCATAATACTTCGAAATCCTGGAGTAATCATAAAGACTATTGTGCTTTTGTTTGGTGTTTATAGAAATAGATGTCATATTCAACAAATGCCAATATCATAG
- the LOC106319371 gene encoding uncharacterized protein LOC106319371 isoform X4, which translates to MEIEEGAKVPLFLLQLCFDSMENRFMCSSSHQQERNGCGYTCRATCCGERATCCGERATCWGRHLSHERCGVTTAMVAIKRHT; encoded by the exons ATGGAGATTGAAGAAGGTGCTAAAGTACCTTTGTTTCTG CTCCAACTCTGCTTTGATTCTATGGAAAACCGTTTCATGTGCAGCTCTTCCCACCAGCAAGAGAGGAATGGCTGTGGCTACACATG CCGAGCTACTTGCTGCGGAGAACGAGCTACTTGCTGCGGAGAACGAGCTACTTGCTGGGGAAGGCACCTCAGTCATGAAAGGTGCGGTGTAACTACAGCTATGGTTGCAAT AAAACGTCACACATGA
- the LOC106319371 gene encoding uncharacterized protein LOC106319371 isoform X2 has translation MEQSLTLLMLILPTQVCSNSALILWKTVSCAALPTSKRGMAVATHAELLAAENELLAAENELLAGEGTSVMKENVTHETSQSDQNSKSIILRNPGVIIKTIVLLFGVYRNRCHIQQMPIS, from the exons ATGGAGCAGAGTCTTACTCTATTGATGCTGATACTCCCGACACAAGTTTG CTCCAACTCTGCTTTGATTCTATGGAAAACCGTTTCATGTGCAGCTCTTCCCACCAGCAAGAGAGGAATGGCTGTGGCTACACATG CCGAGCTACTTGCTGCGGAGAACGAGCTACTTGCTGCGGAGAACGAGCTACTTGCTGGGGAAGGCACCTCAGTCATGAAAG AAAACGTCACACATGAAACAAGCCAGAGTGATCAAAATTCCAAAAGCATAATACTTCGAAATCCTGGAGTAATCATAAAGACTATTGTGCTTTTGTTTGGTGTTTATAGAAATAGATGTCATATTCAACAAATGCCAATATCATAG
- the LOC106319371 gene encoding uncharacterized protein LOC106319371 isoform X3, which yields MCLNTTVCSNSALILWKTVSCAALPTSKRGMAVATHAELLAAENELLAAENELLAGEGTSVMKENVTHETSQSDQNSKSIILRNPGVIIKTIVLLFGVYRNRCHIQQMPIS from the exons ATGTGCTTGAATACGACGGTCTG CTCCAACTCTGCTTTGATTCTATGGAAAACCGTTTCATGTGCAGCTCTTCCCACCAGCAAGAGAGGAATGGCTGTGGCTACACATG CCGAGCTACTTGCTGCGGAGAACGAGCTACTTGCTGCGGAGAACGAGCTACTTGCTGGGGAAGGCACCTCAGTCATGAAAG AAAACGTCACACATGAAACAAGCCAGAGTGATCAAAATTCCAAAAGCATAATACTTCGAAATCCTGGAGTAATCATAAAGACTATTGTGCTTTTGTTTGGTGTTTATAGAAATAGATGTCATATTCAACAAATGCCAATATCATAG